CTATAAGGAGCTCGTCGACCTGACTCGCTGGAGCGAGCCGACGCAGGAGACCGAGTCTAACGAGCGTCGGCGCGTGGTGTTGCAGCTGCGCGAACTCGGCAAGTTTTTGCAATGTCCGTTGCAGGCGTCGGCCGGCACGCGGCTGCGCATCTACGACGAAGACAACGACGATCTCATCGACGCCGAAGACGAGCCCTTTGAGCCCGAGTTTCTGCAGCGTCTGGTGCTGATGCGCGCCACGATCAAAGACGCGCTGATCGCCGGCGACTTAAGCGACGCCGCGCTGGAAACACATCTTCGCCGGCGCGCGGAGCTGGAGGAGTTGCGGGGGGCGTTTCCCTCCGACCTTTATTTTGAGGCGGCGATCACCCGCTGCCTCAACGAGCTCAGCGAGTGGGCTGAAGGCGTCAAAAAACTGACCGGCAGCGACGCCCCGCCGGTGCGGCGCATCCGCATCGGGACGCCCCGAACCCACCGGGATGCTGCGGCCGGAGCGCCGGCCCAGGTCGAGGCGTTTGAGGCGTTGCGCCTGGTCGTCGCCGACCCCAACGCCGAGGGCCAGGAGCTGGAGATCGAGCTGCATGGCGAGGTGATGGTGGTGGGGGATGGGCAGTTGGTGATGGATTTTCATTACGGCGGCGATAAGCCCAAAGCCAAATATTATGTGAACGGCACGATTGAGCAGGTGGCATTGCTTGCGATGGGCCAGGCGAAGGCGGAGCCTGCTGTCGCCGCGATTCTTAAAGATTCCAACGCATCTAAAGTTGAAGCTGTTGCGATGCCGAATTCGTCCGAGGCGATGCTTTATTTACGGCAGCTCAGCGCGGAGTTGGTCAATCAAGTGCACGACTATTTTTTACCGATCGAGTTGGTTGAAGAGATCGTTAAAAAGGGTGTGCCCGACGATCGGGATGGCATCGAATCTTTGATGGATAAATTTGATCCCGAAGATTCGAACGCTTCAAAACCTTCAACGGTCTACGGTCCGATTAAACGCTGGATGGATTATGCGCCGCCCTCTAAGAAGGAGATCGAGCGTATTCTGGAAAGTCGATACAAAGTGATGTGGAAAGCCCTGGGAGGTAAATGATGGCGACGCTCTTTTATGAAAAGCCGGTAGCGCTTTCGCATCTGCAACGGGGCCAGCATGCTGTGATCGAGGCCAGCGCTGGCACCGGGAAGACCTATACGATTCAGCATATTGTGGTGGACCTGCTCTTGCGCCGAAAGCTCAGCGTGCAGGATGTGTTGATCGTGACCTTCACCCGGGCAGCCACCGGCGATCTGAAGAAGAAGATCCGGGAGACGCTTCAAGAGCTTACCGAGGCTTATGGCGCGCTCGAATCTGGCGAGGTGAAGACGCTTCGCGGCGGGCAGCTCGACGATGGAGCGCCGGTCAACGGCACGCATTTTGGGGAGATCGACGAAGAAGGCTTTAAGCGACTGCGTCGCGCGCTGCGCACCTTTGACCAGGCGTCGATTTATACGATCCACGGGTTTTGCCAGCGCATTCTGGTGGAGCACGCGTTCGCCAACAAACGCCTGTTGGAGCAGGAGCATGTGGATGGGGATCGGCTGATCAACCGGGCCATCTCTGAGACGCTGCGTGAAGATGCTCCGCAAGATGAGGAGCTGCGTAAGTGGCTGCAGATGTATATGGCCGTCGGTAAGAAGACGGAGGACTTGCGCAAGGCGTTGCGAATCTACGTCAATACAACAGGGGAGTATTTACCAAAGCCCGATATCGACCTTGATGCGTTTATGGAGCCAACAGCTCAAGCGGTTACGTATTTTTCGTCGCTTGATGTTAAGCAGTTTGCTGAAGATCTCGACTCTCTTAAAGCTCGGGGGGTCAAGGTTCATGCAAGTACTTCAAAATCAACGAAAAATCATATCCGAACATTGGCATTCGGGCTCTCATCCGTTGAAAGGCCGATGCCAAGTGTCGTTAAGGCTTTAATTGATAGTTCATTGAAGAAGGCGACGGACTATTTGGTCGGAAAGTTAGACGATGCCATGATGGGAGAATTCCCGGAGTTGGTGGCTCATCTCGAAACATTGCAAGACCTGGGGTTTGATGTCGAGCTCTCGACGGTCCAAGCCCTGGGCCCGCTCGTCAAAAAACGCGTCGAAGCCATCAAACAAGCCGAAGGCGTCTACACCTACGACGATATGCTCACGCTGGTGCGCGACACGCTGGCGAAGGATGGCGAGGAGGGGGAGCTGCTCAAAGTGCTGCGGGGCCGCTTTAAGGTCGCGATCATCGATGAGTTTCAGGACACCGACCAGGTGCAGTGGGAGGTCTTTGAACGCCTCTTCGTGGGCGGTCGCGATGGGGCGGCGAAGACCGAGGGGCACGAGCTTTATCTTATCGGCGACCCGAAGCAGGCGATCTACGGGTTCCGCGGCGGCGATGTGCACACCTACATCGAGGCGCGGGACATCATTCTGGAAGGGAAGCGTGAGGCGGTGCCGCTGACGCAGAACTTCCGCAGCACGCCGGCGGTGATCGGGGCGTATAATGCGATTTTTGATGACGATTTGTCGGCAGACCAACGCATCGATCTGGGGGAGGGCATCACTTACAAATACCCGGTCAGCGCTGGCAAGCCGTGGTTTGAAGCGAAAGTTGGTGAGAGGCAGGCGCCCGGTGCGCGAGTGCTTGAGCTGAAGACCGATGCGACGTCGATTGATGTAAAACCTCTTCGTGCGGGCATTGCCAGGGCGATCGCCACGCATATTCGTGGGCTGATCGACGCGCGCGGTACGGATAAGGCCCTGCGCTATCGCGAGCAAGAGGGTGGCGAATTCAGCGGGGAGGTGGGGCCGGAGTCGATCTACGTACTCTGCCACCGACGCGCGCATGGCATGTTGGTGGCCCGTGCGCTGCGCGAGCAGGGCGTGCCCTTCGCCTTTTTGAAGATGGATGGTCTCTTTGAGACGCCGGAGGCGCGTGACATCTACGACCTGCTGATGGCGCTGGCCGACCCGCACGACCGAAGCGCGCGGGTGCGCGCCTGGATGACGCCCTTTTTTGAACTTCGAGTCGGACAGCTCGATAACCCCGGCGCCATTACCGAATCCGACGCCATCTACCGTCGTCTCACCGGCTGGGCCAAACTCGCTGAGCGCCGCGCGTACCACAGGCTTTTTCACGAGCTGATCGAGGAGAGCGGGCTTTTGCGCCGTCGTCTTCTCCTCGATGTGAGCGAGCGCGA
The nucleotide sequence above comes from Lujinxingia vulgaris. Encoded proteins:
- a CDS encoding UvrD-helicase domain-containing protein, whose protein sequence is MATLFYEKPVALSHLQRGQHAVIEASAGTGKTYTIQHIVVDLLLRRKLSVQDVLIVTFTRAATGDLKKKIRETLQELTEAYGALESGEVKTLRGGQLDDGAPVNGTHFGEIDEEGFKRLRRALRTFDQASIYTIHGFCQRILVEHAFANKRLLEQEHVDGDRLINRAISETLREDAPQDEELRKWLQMYMAVGKKTEDLRKALRIYVNTTGEYLPKPDIDLDAFMEPTAQAVTYFSSLDVKQFAEDLDSLKARGVKVHASTSKSTKNHIRTLAFGLSSVERPMPSVVKALIDSSLKKATDYLVGKLDDAMMGEFPELVAHLETLQDLGFDVELSTVQALGPLVKKRVEAIKQAEGVYTYDDMLTLVRDTLAKDGEEGELLKVLRGRFKVAIIDEFQDTDQVQWEVFERLFVGGRDGAAKTEGHELYLIGDPKQAIYGFRGGDVHTYIEARDIILEGKREAVPLTQNFRSTPAVIGAYNAIFDDDLSADQRIDLGEGITYKYPVSAGKPWFEAKVGERQAPGARVLELKTDATSIDVKPLRAGIARAIATHIRGLIDARGTDKALRYREQEGGEFSGEVGPESIYVLCHRRAHGMLVARALREQGVPFAFLKMDGLFETPEARDIYDLLMALADPHDRSARVRAWMTPFFELRVGQLDNPGAITESDAIYRRLTGWAKLAERRAYHRLFHELIEESGLLRRRLLLDVSERELTNYQHILELLAEDCTRERLSVDELAGRLMSYIEGRAKPEGEDVDQQRLEVDSQAVQILTAHGSKGLQRGVVFMMPAFSSVVNTSRKDYQLRIVDENGEASQKRWMASTSDMPDGWKDALYEQARAEGNRLNYVALTRAEVMLYLPYIDVDKTKVKRQTSAETRDPYFDVIDRLTAIKNAGGKNAELLEWIDVDLDEAPDAPDLEVAKKAIARLEIEGLERLKEPENEKELHKDLLERRWEVTSFSKLRGDGKHSYSRDVDDSPEGDKGDPDDDDAVEGAKTFPGGMATGNFVHGVLEDLPFARVRDFESVEAWQEDEEMRAFFEVRRARTGASPRTLEPAMRAVYNTLHAPVTMPVEGVPPLEALHLLDPKHVTCELEFLFPIPEPVKNEEGVEEILRRFNDDVTVSGGFVKGFVDLLFGHEGKIYFADWKSNLLSNYDAASLRANVSANYAEQAHLYTLALCRVLDITTEAEYDARFGGLFYFYVRGMHPDHPGRGVYRARPGWEQILAFEAKLFGRITRFKRGESPDEEMPKTSKKMVKKTNAATAPEA